The window TATTCTCACACTTCCCTTGCACACCTTTAACAtccttataattttaccaaatttttaattaggtctctatactttttttttaataggtcccttttaattttgtaattagatcctttctagtataaaaaatgttagaactaattaattgaataatttttcgTAAATTGAAGATGTCTATAATTAAGAACCTAATTAGATTTTTGATCACATATTTTATGAGAGAATTAAGTattctactaattttaatatttttgacataaaaagacctaattacaaaataaaaaatagtgtaagaattcaattaaaaaaaaatataaaaatataattataatttataaatttagtaaaactgtatggactaatagaataattaaaccaatataacaagttaattattagagttagtttaatttaaataaatattttatattcaaataaaatatgtaaTGAAGTTTATTTTATGTGTTAAATACACATATAATTAAAGCTAATGTGTAATAATATATAAGAATTAGTAATTtagcttttaatttttgaaagataCCGAATACTtgacaaattattattaatttttcttttgaaaattaatatgtgaaattattaataacaaatttaaaaacagTAACATATATTGAATTCGTATAATTTTtcgcatcaattttttttttctttaaaaaacttCTTTGTATacattttcctttttcctttttaccGTTCATTTGTACATTTTTCATTTCCTTCACTTTGTAACGTTAGAATGATGAGATTACAATTTAAGTTTGAgtgtaaaagaaataaagaatatATAGGCAAAAGGAGTTGCTAAAAGGCATTTTTGGAGTAAATCTTCAAATTAATTCACAAAAGAATATTCGttctttaaattaattttggaaaattttttaattaaattcaattttaaaaaattttaaattaattgtattagtttttttttgttattttttaattaatggtataaaaatttgttaatataCCATGCACGTTAAGTGACACTATAATATACACCTAAAAATTTactcttaattgactattaacataataaatttatgaaattaattaGATAATATAAGATCAAAACCTAATAATTAAAAACAGAACTTGAAgtattagaattttttaatttgagatttatttaatctaattttataaattaataagtTTAATAGTCAATtagaattattaaatatatgttgTAATGTTACTTAACATACCATATTAATAAATTCTGACATTGTtagtaataaaaatgataaaaggactaatatgactaattaaaaatttttaaaagacaaattttaattacaaaaaatttttagaggaccaatttaaaaataaataatcttttagaaactaatttgactatttattcgattatttttgttttttttgtttttttaatttttccacaTATTTTTActactatattttttattgttatttttttattgttgaataTTTCCGTCAACTTTGATCTGAGGTATTGGgagaatatataataatttaaaggcTCTTTTTGGTGTCAATTTTTGTCAAGCTAAAGAGTAATTATAGTATTTAATTGTAGTGGAAAAAGAGCACAACACAAAACTGTTTTCCACTAGATGAAAGTCATATATATATTAAAGACTCTACCAAATTGAAAATTATGGAGATtaattttggttttgaaatttAGGACTATAGTActactattatattattataattatggcCAGCTATGGTTTTCGCAaactttaatattaaatagtGGGGGATCAACTTTGACTGATGGTGCCATATGATATGCATATGTCACTTGCCAATTAACATCAACATCATTAATGGAATATTATGTTTAGTTTCTTTGATTACTACTAACACTAATTAACTATAGAAATTTCCTAGCTAAACCTGAAAGGCTGAAACCACAGCTTTTGCAGCATTCATTCCTCTTCCATGACTAGTTTAAGTGGCTTGAGCTGTAAattaaattctcctttaattttcacattcatatagatagtagtatatattaaaataagtttCGATAATGAGGGCATTATTATTTGTTAAGATGATTAATATATTTCTATTTACATAacttttgatattattttaaagTGTGATCGAAAATCATGCTATATATCTATAAGAACTTATCtactaataaatcaattattcacataaaatatatattaaaaatatttaaatattatatatatttatatataaatatataataattgaatCAATgattaattttatacatataatatttttatattattatatatctattttacaataaaaatactatatagagataaaaaaactcaatcattatatatttatatatatattttataagtgATTATTTTGTGGCTATTTTCAGCATTTGCATATTATAGTTGAAAAGtatatgaaaatattaaaaataaattcttataAAAATAACTCCCCAAGTTGAAAGGACCATTAGAAAACCAATAATTGAATGAAAGTGTGGAAAAAAACATGCAAACTGGTAAGTCTTggacattgaaaaaaaaaaaaaaacacaaaaagagaAGAAGCAGAATCTTAGCTGGATGCACCACACTACACCTACCTAAATTTTTTACACTCTCCAAAATCTTCACTTTCTCTCTCCACTTTTCTTATTCACTCtttcaatctctctctctctctctctctctctctctctctctctctcttcactttcccattttcttccttctcttctcttttctcacTCAACACAATCACACTTacccttctctctccctctctctctctctcttccataAACAAAACTCATACACAAAAaagtgtttgaagaagaagaagaataagaataagaagaagCAAGTGAAGGAAGTAGCAGCAACCACTACCACCACAATGTGGTGCatttccaccaccaccaccaccactaccaccttcttcttcctcctcctcttcttggaGTTATCTTACTCTCAACTCCACCACTACCACCATAGGAGGATCCTCCACCAACCCCTTCTTCCACAACCACAAAACTCATCCCCCACCAATCTCTCATCACCACCATCATCACCAccctcaccatcaccatcaccaccaccttcTCCAAACCCAAAGTTCCCATTTTCAGCAACACCCACTTCTCAAAATTCTCCCTTTTTCCCAATATACCCTTCTCCGCCGCCGCCACCATCTCCCTCCGCCTTTGCTTCTTTCCCTGCTAACATCTCCTCTCTCATTCTCCCTCACCCTTCAAACTCCAAACACTCCTCCCCTAAACTCATTGCCGGAGCTGTAACCGCCGTTGTACTCGCCGCCGCTGTCTCCGCCGTCTCCGCTGCCGTGTACTGCCGTAGGAGGAGGAGGCGCAACCAGTCTGCCGATGACAAGACTCTCAGATCCGACAGCAGCATTCGCCTCTTCCCCCGTGAGCCTCCCGGCGGCGGAGGTGGTGGTCGGAAAACCAGAAACCCTTCCTCCACCAGCTCCGAGTTTCTCTACCTTGGCACTATTGTGAACTCCCGAGGCATCGATGACCGCACCGCCGGCACAGGTGGTGGTCGGAACAGCTCCGGCGGAGGGGACGCCAACTTGAATCCTCGGAAAATGGACTCGCCGGAGCTTCAACCGCTTCCGCCACTTGCACGACAGAGCTCAAGAATGCAGCAACGAGATTCCGGCACGACGGCGACGGTTACGGCggctgatgaagaagaagaagaattctactCACCAAGAGGTTCGTCATTGGGGGAAAGATCGGGTTCCCGGCGAGTTTTCTCCGCCGTAGCAGGCGTCGATAATCTCGCCGGCGGCCATAGCTGCTCCGATTCAAGCTCCGGCTCATACTCCTCCTCCACCTCGAACTCGCCGGACCGATCACACTCAATTAGCCTCTCTCCGCCGGTGAGTATCAGCCCCAGAAGATCCCAACCGAAGTCGCCGGAAAATCACATTCCACCACCgacacagcagcaacaacaacaaacccTAACCGGAGAtaacagaagcagaagcagaagctcaATCTCATCCTCCAATCTCTCTTCGCCACGTGTCCTTTCACCTTCACTGTCCCCAGCTCACAACACCACGAACTACACTCAAACGGCGTCGTATTCAACAACCCCAGAAAGAGAACTTAACCAGTCACCGTCGCTTTCACCGATTTCTCTCTCACCGAATCGTTTGCATCCGAAAGTCTCAAATGGGTCACCGAAGATAACGGAAAAGTCTCAAACTTTATCTTCATCACCGGAGAAAGTAAAGGTTAGTGAAACATTTTCACCACAGAGACTATCCAATGCTTCTAACGGTAGTGGAAAGAGTAGTAGTGCGTTGTCGTCTTCGACTTTTTCGCTTCCTTCGCCGGATAAGGTTACAACTTTGATGCATCAGAATCATGGGTTAGATCAGTCTCCAACCATTTCTGATGTTTCAGATCGGTATAGGCATTCTCCAATTGCATCAGTGCCTTTGTCACCAACTCTGTTGTCATCACCGGAGAGAGAATTGAATCACGGTGGTGATAATAATTCTTCTCATGCCCCTCCACAGAGGAAGCATTGGGAGATTCCTGACCTGTTGACACCACCCATTCCCGAATCTTCATCAGTGGAGAATGTGTTTGGAGCAGCAGATTCTGTTGTGGTTCCACAGAGGAAACAATGGGAGATTCCGGCGATTCCGGTGATTTCGGCACCTATTGATCCATCTGGCAGAGTTTCAGCTCCTCCTCCGCCTccgccaccacctcctcctccaccGCCCCTGCCGCCTACGCTGCCGCGACAGCGTAAGCAGTGGGAAGTGCCTTCTCCATCGACGCCTGTGGATCAACCAATTTCTAGGCCACCGGAGCTGACACCGCCTTCTAGGCCTTTTGTGTTGCAGACACCAAATACAAAGGTTTCTCCGGTCGAGTTGCCGCCGAATTCTTCTTCGGGTTTGGGGGTGATTGAGGAGAATTCCGAGGAGGCTTCTAAGCCAAAGCTGAAGCCTTTGCATTGGGATAAAGTGAGGGCAAGTTCTGATCGTGAGATGGTGTGGGATCAGCTGAGGTCCAGCTCCTTCAAGTAaggatttttttttgtcaattgaCTAATGATTTTCATAAAATTTCCGAATTAATGCATTTTATTGTATAACATTTTCTGCTTTGATTCATATTTGTGAAACATGGTGTTTAGCCTTTTAGCTTCTTGATAGTTAGTAGCAATTGGTGTTTCTAAATTCTAAGACTCTTAGCTTATTTGCTTTTAATGGATATCAGTGATTTGAACTACTTTGGATATCAGTGATTTGCTTTTAATTGTTTGATGTTGCAATTAGTGTGCTCGAGTTGATCATTGGATCGGTTTTCGGCTTGCAGGTTGAATGAGGAGATGATTGAGACATTGTTTGTAGTGAACACACCGAACCCCAAACCCAAGGACACTACTCCACGCTCGGTCCTTGCCCCGCCACATCAGGAGGATAGGGTGTTAGATCCCAAGAAGTCCCAAAATATTGCTATATTGCTAAGAGCACTCAACGTGACTATAGAAGAAGTGTGTGAAGCATTGTTAGAAGGTATGTTCTCTTGGCTTTAGATCCATCAAGTTTTGTGGTAACGATTACTATTGATTGTCGTTGAAGAATGTCTCGACTAGGTGATGTGGTTATATACAGAATCATGCGTGATGTAAATCTGTCTTCATAATCATTTGGAATTAATTCTTTACTATTCCTAGTACATGATTTTTGCCTACATGTGGAGTTGATAAATTGCTCTTTAATGTTGCAAGGTTCAAATAGGGGTTTTAGAAAGGGAAAAAACTTGGTCTACCGCTTATTTGGCAACATTTTTTTATTGTGATTTGGTTATATATAAAGTTGGTGTACGTGATGTCTAGATATGCATGCGAGTAAAAATGTTAAAATGATTAGTTGTGATTATTACATGCATAGTTGTTGGAAGTTCGAACCATAAGTTTCACGATTCGAACCCATTTCTGGAACTGGTCCAATTCTGATACACAATTTGAATCTTACAGTTCGAACTATTCATTGGCAACATGTGTTCTCGAACCCCTTCTCACGGTTCGTCTCTGCCACTTCAAACTCCCGCTTCCCAAAACCACTTCTCTGCCCTCTTTACTTTCTCATTGTTCTGTCCCTGCTTTCAGTTTCTGTTGCCATTGTGTTTTTCCCACTATTACTGGCTCCTACTCAGCCCAAGATGGGTAAAAAGGATGTTGCATGGGAGCATTGTAGTTTTTGCAACATTTTATGCGATTTTTGTATGCTCTAGGTATATACATTTGCTATTTATTGTTCGTAAAGATAAATGATACCCAGTTCACAATTCTAAAGTTGGTCAAACGATTTACAAAACAATTCACGACTTGACAACTATCATTACATGATACATACTAACCGATAGAGGTTTTGAGTCACTTCTTTTCATCATTTAGAAGTTTGCTTGTTGCCTTTGTTCATGAGAATGTGCTGAATGGCAAATACTCTAGTGCTACTTGGCATCTTTTGGTTTTGACTAAGTTACATAGACAATAGCTGAATAATTTGCAACTCTGCAGGTATAACCGATACACTTGGAACAGAACTGCTCGAAAGCTTGTTAAAAATGGCACCAAGCAAGGAAGAAGAACGTAAATTGAAGGAACATAAAGATGACTCGCCAACCAAGCTTGGTCCTGCCGAGAAATTTTTGAAGGCAGTGCTTGATGTGCCTTTTGCGTTTAAACGGGTGGAAGCAATGCTTTACATTGCTAATTTTGAGTCAGAATTGGAATATCTTAGGAAATCTTTTCAAACTCTGGAGGTATATAGTCACCTTTTCCCCACTGATTTACTTAAGAACTAGTAATATTTGCCATTACGTCGGGTTAATGGCAAATATTTCTAGGTTTAAAGTCGGCAAAGCAAAATCATTCTATGAATTATGTTCATTTGCATTTAGATTTCTTCTATTACATGTCATGATATGTAGTTTCTATGCTTATTCCGACTAATAATTTTGCAGGTTGCCTGTGAAGAGCTGCGAAACAGCCGAATGTTCTTGAAGCTTCTAGAGGCAGTGCTGAAAACCGGTAACCGCATGAATGTGGGGACAAACCGTGGCGATGCACATGCCTTCAAGCTCGATACGCTTCTCAAGCTGGTTGATGTCAAAGGCGCAGACGGTAAAACCACTTTACTCCACTTTGTGGTACAAGAAATCATTAGAACCGAAGGCGCTCGCCTCTCAGGCACCAACCAAACTCCGAGCACGACCACCAA is drawn from Arachis hypogaea cultivar Tifrunner chromosome 12, arahy.Tifrunner.gnm2.J5K5, whole genome shotgun sequence and contains these coding sequences:
- the LOC112726444 gene encoding formin-like protein 1; the encoded protein is MQTGKSWTLKKKKKHKKRRSRILAGCTTLHLPKFFTLSKIFTFSLHFSYSLFQSLSLSLSLSLSLSLHFPIFFLLFSFLTQHNHTYPSLSLSLSLFHKQNSYTKKCLKKKKNKNKKKQVKEVAATTTTTMWCISTTTTTTTTFFFLLLFLELSYSQLHHYHHRRILHQPLLPQPQNSSPTNLSSPPSSPPSPSPSPPPSPNPKFPFSATPTSQNSPFFPIYPSPPPPPSPSAFASFPANISSLILPHPSNSKHSSPKLIAGAVTAVVLAAAVSAVSAAVYCRRRRRRNQSADDKTLRSDSSIRLFPREPPGGGGGGRKTRNPSSTSSEFLYLGTIVNSRGIDDRTAGTGGGRNSSGGGDANLNPRKMDSPELQPLPPLARQSSRMQQRDSGTTATVTAADEEEEEFYSPRGSSLGERSGSRRVFSAVAGVDNLAGGHSCSDSSSGSYSSSTSNSPDRSHSISLSPPVSISPRRSQPKSPENHIPPPTQQQQQQTLTGDNRSRSRSSISSSNLSSPRVLSPSLSPAHNTTNYTQTASYSTTPERELNQSPSLSPISLSPNRLHPKVSNGSPKITEKSQTLSSSPEKVKVSETFSPQRLSNASNGSGKSSSALSSSTFSLPSPDKVTTLMHQNHGLDQSPTISDVSDRYRHSPIASVPLSPTLLSSPERELNHGGDNNSSHAPPQRKHWEIPDLLTPPIPESSSVENVFGAADSVVVPQRKQWEIPAIPVISAPIDPSGRVSAPPPPPPPPPPPPPLPPTLPRQRKQWEVPSPSTPVDQPISRPPELTPPSRPFVLQTPNTKVSPVELPPNSSSGLGVIEENSEEASKPKLKPLHWDKVRASSDREMVWDQLRSSSFKLNEEMIETLFVVNTPNPKPKDTTPRSVLAPPHQEDRVLDPKKSQNIAILLRALNVTIEEVCEALLEGITDTLGTELLESLLKMAPSKEEERKLKEHKDDSPTKLGPAEKFLKAVLDVPFAFKRVEAMLYIANFESELEYLRKSFQTLEVACEELRNSRMFLKLLEAVLKTGNRMNVGTNRGDAHAFKLDTLLKLVDVKGADGKTTLLHFVVQEIIRTEGARLSGTNQTPSTTTNEDAKCRRLGLQVVSSLSSELANVKKAAAMDSEVLSSEVAKLSKGIAHIAEVVKLNQTLGSDESNHKFTESMNKFMRMAEEEILKIQAQESVAISLVKEITEYFHGNLSKEEAHPFRIFMVVRDFLNVLDRVCREVGMVNERTMVSSNHRFPIPVNPLLPQPLNPMLPQPLPGLHGKRNYSSSDDDSSSSP